In Hevea brasiliensis isolate MT/VB/25A 57/8 chromosome 13, ASM3005281v1, whole genome shotgun sequence, a single genomic region encodes these proteins:
- the LOC110672130 gene encoding uncharacterized protein LOC110672130, with translation MSDSASEPEPQTPASTAPTKGKAKTAKEEQRSKQKEETGKPSSKKAKTGKKPTAESSTTTAFELAPGPIVPLTPETAMAAKILQTLSDKPIKPKRVKMAAPRQIRRSSSYFPSERLFTSFFFCFCLSLSVPCRSPSQGHNPLTSPFSSFTNCLLLSYYYLSPLLPLSTVLSPFFHLSFYNFAFSLCFSRRPERNPLDLNNLPDDYTRDGKQVFDGSSSSGYRKKKSGAKDGKDECGKVYECRFCSLKFCKSQALGGHMNRHRQERETETLNRARQLVFSSDSLAAQGGHLSCHPMAPGSYPLGVGDPYRSVYPTRLFSGSSSALLPPAPPPQPPHQPYLYTSPSRLPPYPSQYSHQQPINDYYIGHVLNNNSSQAYQSMTYVGAQESNYTCIGAPVGHGAFGAGSSRGSVGSGRDGSLSNQEEGLNRGRGYAAGGAGSQQRLDPPSSINRFQDGF, from the exons ATGAGTGACTCTGCTTCTGAGCCAGAACCACAGACTCCTGCTTCTACTGCACCTACAAAAGGAAAGGCAAAAACAGCTAAAGAGGAACAAAGAAGCAAGCAGAAAGAAGAAACTGGTAAACCTTCTAGCAAAAAGGCTAAAACTGGCAAAAAGCCTACTGCAGAATCTAGTACTACTACTGCATTTGAGTTAGCTCCTGGCCCTATTGTTCCCTTAACACCTGAAACTGCAATGGCTGCTAAAATCCTTCAAACCTTGAGTGATAAACCTATCAAGCCAAAAAGGGTGAAGATGGCTGCTCCGAGACAAATCAGAAGAAGCTCTAG TTACTTCCCATCTGAAAGATTGTTTACCTCATTTTTTTTTTGCTTCTGTCTTTCTCTGTCGGTACCATGTAGGTCTCCCTCACAAGGCCACAACCCACTCACCTCCCCCTTTTCTTCATTCACCAACTGCTTGCTTCTCTCTTATTATTATCTATCTCCTTTACTACCGCTCAGTACTGTTCTCTCTCCCTTTTTTCATCTTTCTTTTTATAACTTTGCCTTCTCTCTTTGTTTTTCCAGGAGACCTGAGAGGAACCCATTAGACCTCAACAACTTGCCTGACGATTATACTAGAGATGGTAAACAAGTCTTTGATGGCAGCTCTTCCTCTG GCTATAGGAAAAAGAAAAGCGGCGCCAAGGATGGAAAAGATGAGTGCGGTAAAGTCTACGAGTGCAGGTTTTGCTCCCTCAAGTTCTGCAAATCTCAAGCTCTTGGAGGGCACATGAACCGACACAGACAAG AGAGAGAGACAGAAACTCTGAACCGTGCTCGGCAGCTGGTCTTCAGCAGCGATAGCCTAGCCGCCCAAGGAGGTCACCTAAG CTGCCATCCCATGGCTCCAGGAAGTTATCCATTAGGCGTTGGAGATCCGTACAGATCAGTGTACCCAACGAGACTATTCTCTGGATCTTCTTCAGCTCTCTTAcctccagcaccaccaccacaaccacctcATCAACCATATCTATACACATCTCCTTCTCGCCTCCCTCCCTATCCCTCACAATACTCTCATCAACAACCCATTAACGATTACTATATTGGCCATGTCCTTAATAACAACAGTTCACAAGCATACCAAAGCATGACCTACGTAGGTGCTCAAGAATCCAATTACACTTGCATTGGTGCACCGGTAGGACATGGTGCGTTCGGTGCTGGTTCGAGCCGTGGATCGGTGGGAAGTGGTAGAGACGGGTCACTGAGCAATCAGGAGGAAGGGTTGAATAGGGGAAGAGGCTATGCAGCAGGAGGAGCTGGATCACAGCAGCGTTTGGATCCTCCTTCATCGATCAATCGGTTTCAAGATGGGTTTTAA